A region of the Burkholderia savannae genome:
CCCGATGGCGGATCGAGCGGAGAAGGCATCTCGCTCGCGAGCAACAGCGGCCGCCGCGCGCGTTCGCGCGCGGGCTCCGGCGTCGGCGCGGCGGCGAGCAGCGCGCGCGTGTACGGGTGCTGCGGCGCGCCGTACACGTCGCGACGCGCGCCGAACTCCATCACGCGGCCGAGATACATCACGAGCACGCGCTGGCTGATCGCCTTGACGACCGCGAGATCATGCGCGACGAACAGATAGGAGAGCGACAGTTCACGCTGCAGATCGCGCAGCAGATTGACGATCTGCGCCTGGATCGACACATCGAGCGCGGACACGGGCTCGTCGCAGATCACGAGATGCGGCTCGCCGATCAACGCGCGCGCGATGCCGACGCGCTGGCACTGGCCGCCGGAAAATTCATGCGGATAACGAAGCAGATGATGCGCGTTCAGGCCGACGCGCTCGAGCATCGTCAACACGCGGCGGCGCACCTCGTCGCGGCCGATGCCTGGCCGATGCGTGACGATGGGCTCGGCGACGACCTGCTCGATCGTCATCCGCGGATCGAGCGACGCGAGCGGGTCCTGAAAGATCATCTGCATCTCGCGGCGGATCTTGCGCGCGTCGCGGCGCGCGCCCGTCACGATCGGCTCGCCGCGCCACTGCACGGTGCCCGCCGTCACCGGCGCGAGGCCGATCAGCGCGCGCGCGAGCGTCGACTTGCCGCAACCCGATTCGCCGACGAGCCCGACGGTCTCGCCCCGCTTCACGTCGAACGACACGCCGTCGACCGCGCGCAGCGTGCCCTTCGGCGACCACGGATAGCCGCCGAGCGGCACGCGGAAATGCACTTTGAGATCGCGCACCGACAGCAGCGCATCGGCATCCGGCGGCGCGCCGTCTCGTTGCGCATCGGCATTGGGCGCGCCGATGCCGGCGGCGCCCACGCCGCCCGACGCATCCGGCGAATCCGGCGAATCCGGCGCGAACGAGGACGTAGAGGAAATGAGATCAATCGCGGCGCTCATCGCAGCCCTCCCATGATTTCCGCGATGGGTCGATGACACGCGCGCACGGCGCCCGCGTCCGAATAGGCGGCCAGCTCGGGGCGCTCGGCGCCGCAGCGATCCGACGCGTGCGAGCAGCGCTTCGCGAACGCGCAGCCGCGCATTCCCTGGCCGGGCAGCGGCGGATTGCCGGGAATCGCGACGAGCGGCGCGCCGTCGGGCGCATCGAGGCGCGGCAGCGCGTTCAGCAGCCCGATCGTGTACGGATGCGACGGCGCGGAGAAGATCGCGTCGGCGCTCGCGTACTCGACCGTGCGGCCCGCGTACATCACCATCACGTCGTCGGCGAGCCCCGCGACGACGCCCATGTCGTGCGTGATCAGCACGATCGACGTGCCGCGCTCGCGGTTCAGCTCGCGCAGCAGCTCGATGATCTGCGCCTGCACGGTGACGTCGAGCGCGGTCGTCGGCTCGTCGGCGATCAGGATTTCGGGCTCGAGCAACAGCGCCATCGCGATCATCACGCGCTGGCGCATGCCGCCCGAGAATTCGTGCGGATACATCCGGATTCGGCGCGCCGCGTCAGGAATCCTGACCGATTCGAGCGCCTCGACCGCGCGTCGGATCGCATCCCGGCGCGACATCTTCCGATGAAGCTGCAGGCTTTCCGTCATCTGCCGCTCGATCGTCAGGAACGGATTGAGCGACGTCATCGGGTCCTGAAAGATCATGCCGATCCGGTTGCCGCGCACTTCGTTCAACTGCCGCGCGCTCATCCGCAGCAGGTTCTCGCCGTCGAACAGCGCCTCGCCCGATGTCGAGCCGTTGCCCGCGAGCAGGCCGAGCAGCGCCATCACCGTCTGGCTCTTGCCGGAGCCCGATTCGCCGACGATGCCGAGCGTCTTGCCCGCTTCGAGCGAGAACGACACGCCCGACACCGCGTCGACCGGCTCGCCTTCCCTGCGCGTGAAGCGCACGCCGAGATTCTTGACTTCGAGTAGCGCCATATCTCAGCGGTCCTTCGGGTCGAGTGCGTCGCGCAGACCGTCGCCGACGAAGTTCACGCAATAGAGCGTCACGCACAGCATCACGGCGGGCGCGAGCAGCAGCCACGGCATCGCTTCGAGCTTCTGCGCGCCGTCCTGGATCAGCACGCCCCAGCTCGTCATCGGCTCCTGCACGCCGAGCCCGAGAAACGACAGCACCGATTCGGTCAGCACGATCGCCGGCACGCTGACGGTGGCATAAACCACCACCACGCCGAGCAGGTTCGGCACGATGTGGCGCCGGACGATCGCGGCCGGCGTGACGCCGATCGCACGCGCCGCGTCGACGAACTCGCGCGTGCGCAGCGACAGCGTCTGGCCGCGCACGACGCGCGCCATGTCGAGCCACGAGAACGCACTGATCGTCAGCACGACGAGGATGAACGAGCGGCCGAACAGCGTCATCATCAGGATCGCGATCAGCAGATACGGAATCGCGTACATCATGTCGACGACCCGCATCATCGTCGCGTCGACGCGGCCGCCCGCGAAGCCCGCGATCGCCCCCCACGCTACGCCGAAGAGCCCCGACACGAACGTGCCGAGCAGGCCGACTTCGAGCGACACGCGCCCGCCGATCAGCGTGCGCACGAGCAGATCGCGGCCGAGCTCGTCGGTGCCGAACCAGTGCATGTTCGCGACGGTCGGCGCGAGGCTGATCGACGACCAGTCGCTCGCGGCCGGATCGTTAGGAGAAAGAAGCGGCCCGACGAAGCACGCGAGCGCGATCAGGACGAGCACCGCGAGGCTCGCGAGCGCCGCGCGGTTGCGCACGAAGCGCCGTGCGGCGAGCTCGAGCGGCGTGCGCGAGCGCGGCGGCGTATCGGCCGGCTGCGGCACCTCGATCGAAGAGGAAACAGGCGTCATCGCGTCGCCCTCTCAATAGCGGATGCGCGGATCGAGCCACGCGTACGCGAGGTCGACCAGCAGGTTGAACAGCACCGCGCAGACGGTGGTCAGCACGACGAGGCCGAGCACGAGCGTGTAGTCGCGATTGATCGCGCCGTTGACGACGAGCTGGCCCAGGCCCGGCAGCGCGAACACCGATTCCGTCACGACGGCCGCGGTGATCGACGAGATGCAGACCGTGCCGAACAGCGACACGACGGGCATCAGCGCGGGCTTCAGCGCGTGGCGCAGCACGATCGTATGGCCGGGCAGGCCCTTCGCGCGCGCGGTGCGGATGTAGTTGCTCGACAGCGTCTCGATCATCGAGCCGCGCATCACGCGCGCGAGCAGCGACACGTTGATCAGCGTGAGCAGCGTGACGGGCAGCACGCGATAGCGCCAGCCGCCGTCGCTCCAGCCGCCGGCAGGCAGCCAGCCCACGCCCTCGGAGGTCTTCAGCAGGATCGCGAAGATCAGCACGAGCACGGGGCCGAGCACGAACGGCGGTATCACGTTGCCGAAGTTGCCGATCAGCATCACGAAGCGATCGACGAAGCTGTCGCGCCGCACCGCGGCGATCGTGCCGAGCAGCACGCCGAGCACGATCGACAGCGGAATCGACACGCCGCCGACGCCGAGGCTCACGGGAAACGCCTTGCGCACCAGATCGTTGACGGACCAGTCCGTATAGCGGAACGACGGGCCGAGATCGCCGTGCAGCAGGGAGCCAAGATACAGCAGGTACTGCTTCCACAGCGGCTCGTCGAGATGGTATTTCGCGTTCAGGTTCGCGAGCGTCGCGGCGGAAAGCTGCTTCTCGCTGTCGAACGGCCCGCCGGGCGTGAAGTGCAGCAGCAGGTAGCAGACGGTGACGACCGCGAGGATCGTCGGCACCGCCCACAACGTGCGCCGCAATGCATAGGCCAGCATGGTCGGCTCCGCTCAGTGCTTGGTCAGGTACATGTCCTGCGAGGCGCGCATGTCGATGTAGTTCGTCAGCGTGTAGCCGCCGACGTAAGACTTCACGAGACGGTCCGCCGAATACTGGAACAGCGACAGCATCGGATAGTCGCTCATCGCGAGATCGTGCGCCTGCGTGAGCAGCGCCGTGCGCGCGCCTTCGTCGAGCTTCTGGTTCGCGTCGGCCACGAGCGAATCGACCTTCGAATTGCAATAGCCGACCGTGTTCTGCGGGCTGCCGCAGCGGATCAGATCGAAGAACGTCATCGCATCGTTGTAGTCGGCGAACCAGCCGTCGCGCGCGACCTGCACCTTGCCGTCATGACGCTGCTTCATCAGCACCTTGAACTCGACGTTCTCGAGCTTCGCCGTCACGCCGAGCTTCGTGCGCCATTCGGACGCCGCGAAAAGCGCGACCTTCTTGTGCAGGTCGTTCGTGTTGTAGGTCAGCGTGAACACGAGCGGATTCGCCTCGCCGTAGCCCGCCTGCTTCAGCAGATGCTTCGCGTAGTCGACGCGCTTGGCCATCGGCCACGACGCCCAGTCCGGCGTGAACGGCTTCTGCACGCCCTTCACGCCCTTCGGCATCAGTCCGTACATCGGCACTTCGCCCGCCTGCGTGATCTTCGACGTGAGGATGTCGCGATCGAGCACCATCGCGAGCGCCTCGCGCACGCGCTTGTCCTTCAGCGCCGGATCGCTGTTCTTCAAGTAGTAGTAGTACGTCGCGAGCTGCAGCCCCGGGCGCAGCTCCTTGCCGAACTGCTTGTTGACCTGGCCGAAGGCGCCCGCGGGAATCGAATACGTGTAGTCGATCTGGCCCGCCTGGTACATGCGCAGCGCGGTTTCGTCGTTCTCGATCGGCAGATACGTGACCTTGCGGATCACGACGTTGCGCGCGTTCCAGTACTTGTCGCTCTTCGCCATCAGGATGCGGTTGTTCGGCTGCCAGTCGACGAGCGTGTACGCGCCGTTGCTCACGATGTTCTTCGGGCGCGTCCACGCATCGCCGAACTTCGCGACCGCGTCCTTGTTGACGGGCGCGAGCGGCGCCATAGCGGTGAGCTCGGGGAAGTACGACACCGGCACCTCGGTTTGCACTTCGATCGTGTACGGATCGGCCGCGCGAATGCCGAGGCTGCTCGGCGGCTGCTTGCCCGCGATGATCGCCGATGCGTTCTTCACGAACTCGACGAGGATCGTGTACTTCGAGCCCGTCTTCGGATCGACGAGACGCTGCCACGAATACACGAAATCCGCGGCCGTCACCGGCTGTCCGTTGCTCCACTTCGCGTCGCGGCGCAGCTTGAAAATCCACGTATCCGGCGCCTTGTGCTCCCACGATTGCGCGACGCCCGGCACCACGCTTCCGTCCGCCGCGATACGCGCGAGCCCTTCGAACAGATCGAGGCCGATCGTGTTGCCCGTCCACGATTCGATGTGCGCGGGATCGAGCGACTCGACCTCCGCGGGCATCTGTCGCGTCATGTCCTGCTGATCGGCGAGGACGACGTTCGAGGGAACGGAGACGGCCGAGGCGGATTGCGACGTCGTCAGGGCGAGCGCGGCCAGCACGGCCGCGAAGGCATGCGTGTGTTTCATCGTGTGCGATTGGTAGTGATAGCGGGAATGCAGCGCGCGACACGAGGCCGTGCGCGGCGCGGCGCGAAGAACGCTTATGGGCGCGCGAAAACGGGAGGCCCCTGGTTCCTGAATTTCATATTAGTCATCCTTACGTTCCTTTCGACAGGCACCCCGTCGAAAGAACGAAGGAATGCCCCGTCTTAGAACAGCCTCGGCGTCCCGACCCAGACCACCACCGACTCGATCTTCGCGGTGTTGACCCAGCTGTGCGGGACCGTCGACTGGTAATGCGCACTGTCACCTGCATACAGAACGAACGACTTGCCTTCCAGCGTCAACGAAACTTCACCCTCGATCACATACAGGAATTCCTCGCCTGCATGCGTCGTTACCTCGGAGCGCTTCTGCCCGGGCGGCATCCGCACGAGAATCGCCTCGAGCTGGCGCCCTTCCGGCACGTTCGTCAGCCGCGCGAACAGGTTCGCCGAATCGGCGAAGCTGAAGAAGCGCAACTGATCGCCGCGGCAAACCGAACGCTCCTCGCTCGGCGTCTCGACGAAGTACTGCACCGTGACGCCCAGCGCGTGCGCGATGCCGGCCAGCGACGTGATGGACGGCGATGCGAGCCCGCGTTCGACCTGCGACAAAAACGGCTTGGAAATACCCGCGGCGGTCGCTGTTTCGTCGAGCGTGCGCTTCAACCTCTGCCGCAGCGCCCGAATCTTGCTCCCGAGCGCGATGCCGGCATTGGCAGGCCGCGTGTTTTCAGTGGAAGGAACCATAGCAGGCCGAAATCTTATCGTCAAAAAATGTTTGATGGAAAATAACGAAGTTTGATAGATATGACTTACTCTTCGTCGTCTCGCGCAGCGCTGTCGCCCCGAAGCGGACGCAGCAAGCCGTGGCGCCGAAATCGAGACAGCACGCTATCTTGCCAGACTCGCCGCCTTCACAGGCAAGCTGCAAGCGGGTTTGCGGGTGTTGCGGCGGAGCTCGACCAACGGCTTTCAACCCGCCCACGACCATGAGCAGCAAAGAAGACAGCCCTCTTTTTCGGGGATTACCCTGAGTGACGAAGATCCGACACGCCGCGAA
Encoded here:
- a CDS encoding ABC transporter permease, translated to MTPVSSSIEVPQPADTPPRSRTPLELAARRFVRNRAALASLAVLVLIALACFVGPLLSPNDPAASDWSSISLAPTVANMHWFGTDELGRDLLVRTLIGGRVSLEVGLLGTFVSGLFGVAWGAIAGFAGGRVDATMMRVVDMMYAIPYLLIAILMMTLFGRSFILVVLTISAFSWLDMARVVRGQTLSLRTREFVDAARAIGVTPAAIVRRHIVPNLLGVVVVYATVSVPAIVLTESVLSFLGLGVQEPMTSWGVLIQDGAQKLEAMPWLLLAPAVMLCVTLYCVNFVGDGLRDALDPKDR
- a CDS encoding cupin domain-containing protein; the encoded protein is MVPSTENTRPANAGIALGSKIRALRQRLKRTLDETATAAGISKPFLSQVERGLASPSITSLAGIAHALGVTVQYFVETPSEERSVCRGDQLRFFSFADSANLFARLTNVPEGRQLEAILVRMPPGQKRSEVTTHAGEEFLYVIEGEVSLTLEGKSFVLYAGDSAHYQSTVPHSWVNTAKIESVVVWVGTPRLF
- a CDS encoding ABC transporter permease subunit, with translation MLAYALRRTLWAVPTILAVVTVCYLLLHFTPGGPFDSEKQLSAATLANLNAKYHLDEPLWKQYLLYLGSLLHGDLGPSFRYTDWSVNDLVRKAFPVSLGVGGVSIPLSIVLGVLLGTIAAVRRDSFVDRFVMLIGNFGNVIPPFVLGPVLVLIFAILLKTSEGVGWLPAGGWSDGGWRYRVLPVTLLTLINVSLLARVMRGSMIETLSSNYIRTARAKGLPGHTIVLRHALKPALMPVVSLFGTVCISSITAAVVTESVFALPGLGQLVVNGAINRDYTLVLGLVVLTTVCAVLFNLLVDLAYAWLDPRIRY
- a CDS encoding ABC transporter ATP-binding protein → MSAAIDLISSTSSFAPDSPDSPDASGGVGAAGIGAPNADAQRDGAPPDADALLSVRDLKVHFRVPLGGYPWSPKGTLRAVDGVSFDVKRGETVGLVGESGCGKSTLARALIGLAPVTAGTVQWRGEPIVTGARRDARKIRREMQMIFQDPLASLDPRMTIEQVVAEPIVTHRPGIGRDEVRRRVLTMLERVGLNAHHLLRYPHEFSGGQCQRVGIARALIGEPHLVICDEPVSALDVSIQAQIVNLLRDLQRELSLSYLFVAHDLAVVKAISQRVLVMYLGRVMEFGARRDVYGAPQHPYTRALLAAAPTPEPARERARRPLLLASEMPSPLDPPSGCVFRTRCPDAIDACAREVPQPEVRGGSSARVACIRAGVAGAQR
- a CDS encoding ABC transporter ATP-binding protein, producing MALLEVKNLGVRFTRREGEPVDAVSGVSFSLEAGKTLGIVGESGSGKSQTVMALLGLLAGNGSTSGEALFDGENLLRMSARQLNEVRGNRIGMIFQDPMTSLNPFLTIERQMTESLQLHRKMSRRDAIRRAVEALESVRIPDAARRIRMYPHEFSGGMRQRVMIAMALLLEPEILIADEPTTALDVTVQAQIIELLRELNRERGTSIVLITHDMGVVAGLADDVMVMYAGRTVEYASADAIFSAPSHPYTIGLLNALPRLDAPDGAPLVAIPGNPPLPGQGMRGCAFAKRCSHASDRCGAERPELAAYSDAGAVRACHRPIAEIMGGLR
- a CDS encoding peptide ABC transporter substrate-binding protein, with translation MKHTHAFAAVLAALALTTSQSASAVSVPSNVVLADQQDMTRQMPAEVESLDPAHIESWTGNTIGLDLFEGLARIAADGSVVPGVAQSWEHKAPDTWIFKLRRDAKWSNGQPVTAADFVYSWQRLVDPKTGSKYTILVEFVKNASAIIAGKQPPSSLGIRAADPYTIEVQTEVPVSYFPELTAMAPLAPVNKDAVAKFGDAWTRPKNIVSNGAYTLVDWQPNNRILMAKSDKYWNARNVVIRKVTYLPIENDETALRMYQAGQIDYTYSIPAGAFGQVNKQFGKELRPGLQLATYYYYLKNSDPALKDKRVREALAMVLDRDILTSKITQAGEVPMYGLMPKGVKGVQKPFTPDWASWPMAKRVDYAKHLLKQAGYGEANPLVFTLTYNTNDLHKKVALFAASEWRTKLGVTAKLENVEFKVLMKQRHDGKVQVARDGWFADYNDAMTFFDLIRCGSPQNTVGYCNSKVDSLVADANQKLDEGARTALLTQAHDLAMSDYPMLSLFQYSADRLVKSYVGGYTLTNYIDMRASQDMYLTKH